Part of the Ignavibacteriales bacterium genome is shown below.
TCTAACAAATGAGTTTTTGTTTGTTCTAATGCAGAATAATGTCTTACATTTGTCAGTATCGCTGTATTTTCACTATATGTAAATTCTCCGAATGATCTTTCGCGTACAAGATTAATGAGATTTTGAATGCCCGCGCCGGTTAAAGAGGAAATTCTAACATCAGCAATAAAATTTGGATCATCTTTCAAATCAATTTTATTAAGAACCGTAATAATTCTTTCTTTATTAGATAGGTTTATTATTTCTTCATATAAATTTTTTGAAAAACCTTGCTGGCTATCGAAAAGAAAAAGAATCAAATCTGCTTCACGGGTAACTTGTCGACTTCTTTCCACACCCTCAATTTCTATTTTATTTTCGGTCAATCTTATGCCGGCAGTATCATAAAGCTTATACAAGATGCCATCAATGCTAATATCCTCATGAATAATATCACGAGTTGTTCCTGGAATTTCACTTACAATCGCTCTTGATTCTTTTAACAAATAATTTAGTAATGAAGATTTCCCTACATTTGGTGCACCAACTATTGCAACATTCAATCCATCGGTTATTATTTTTCCAAAGGAATAAGATTTAAGAAGTAAATCAATTTCTTTAGTAAGCGAATTAATTTTTTCGCCGATGTTCTTTTTGGTTATTAATTCTATATCTTCTTCTGCAAAATCCAATTCTAATTCTATTATGGAAGATATTTCCAACAATGAATTTCTTAAATATTTTATTTTTGCTGAGAGGATACCATCAAGTTGATTTCTTGCACCTTTTAAAGCTGCTTCAGTTCGGGAATTGATCAGATCAACAACTGCTTCAGCTTGAGCCAAATCTATTTTCCCATTTAAAAAAGCTCTTTTAGTAAACTCTCCTGGTTCAGCCATTCGAATATCTTGTTCAAGTAGAGAAGAAATAATTCTTTGTGAAATTATCTGGCTTCCATGGCAGCTAATTTCAATACAATCCTCACCGGTATAAGAATTAGGTGATCTAAAAACTGAAACCAAAACATCGTCAATATAAGCGCTATTTGCTGTTTTAATTTTACCATAGTGGATTGTGTGAGAAGCGGAGTTTTGTAAGTCTGCTTTTCCATAAAAGAGATTATTTGCGACTTTAATGCTTTGCTTTCCGCTAAGACGAATTACGGCAATTGCCCCAGAACCTGGCGGCGTTGCTATTGCTACTATGGTATCTTCGTTATTATTATTCATTATAAAAAATTACGTATATTCCAAAGTAATCTCAATGAACAAAAAAATACTTAAAAACAAGGAGAAATATTTATTCTTTAGTGCAGTTTCACGTGAAAGTGTGCGATTCAAATTTAAAGCAATATATTGGATCTGAATAATTAAGTTTGATGTATAACCAAATGAAGTAATAAGGATTTACATGGCATTTAATTTTAACAAACTAACTGTAAAATCACAAGAATTAGTTCAATATTCTATTGAAATCGCTCAAAATTATAATAATCAACTAGTAGAGCCCGAACATTTTCTTGCAGCAATGATCCAGGATGAAGGAAATATTGTTGTTTCCATGCTAAAAAAAGTTGAAGCAAATATCAACCATCTTAAAATTAAAATAAATGAAGTTTTGGAAAAATTACCAAAAGTAAGTGGTGCTGGAATCGGTAATCAACAACTTTCTCAAAACACAGCGAAGCTTCTTGATAATGCTGCAGAAGAAGCGGGGAAACTAAAGGATGAATTTGTTTCTACCGAACATATTTTATTATCATTAATCTCAGTGACTGGAAAAGCCAGCCAAATATTAAAAGATAACGGATTAAACCGGGAAATAATTCTTTCAGCATTAAAGGATATTCGGGGCAATCAAAGAATAATTTCTCAGACAGCAGAGGATACATATCAGTCTTTAAAAAAATATGGAAGAGATTTAAATGAATTGGCTCAAACCGGAAAATTAGATCCTGTAATTGGAAGAGATGAAGAAATAAGACGTGTCTTACAAGTACTTTCCAGAAGAACTAAAAACAATCCAGTTATAATTGGTGATCCAGGAGTTGGTAAAACAGCAATTGCAGAAGGAATAGCACATAGAATAGTAAGTGGAGACATTCCGGAAAATCTAAAAACAAAAAGAATTGTTGCTCTGGACATCGGTGCATTGGTAGCCGGAACTCAGTTTAGAGGACAGTTTGAAGAACGTATAAAAGCAGTTATAAAAGAAGTGCAAGATTCAAATGGTGAAATAATTTTATTTATAGATGAACTTCATACATTAGTTGGTGCTGGTTCAGCTCAAGGTTCAATTGACGCAGCAAATATATTAAAGCCAGCACTTGCACGGGGTGAACTGCATGCCATTGGTGCTACTACCTTAGATGAATATAGAAAATATATTGAAAAGGACGCTGCATTAGAAAGAAGATTTCAACCGGTATACGTTGGTGAACCAACTGAAGAAGATGCAATTTCCATATTAAGAGGATTAAAAGAAAGATATGAAATACACCATGGAGTTAGAATTACAGACGGAGCCATTATCGCAGCGGTTAAATTGTCTAAACGATATATAGCCGATAGATTTCTTCCGGATAAAGCAATTGATCTGATTGATGAAGCAGCATCCAAACTTAGAATTGAAATTGATTCAATGCCAGAAGAGCTTGATACTATTGAGCGAAAGCTAAAACAATTAGAAATTGAAAAAGAAGCTTTACTTCGTGAAAAGGAAGAAGAATCTGGTAAAAGGATTAACGAATTGAATAAAGAACTTGTTGGATTGATTGAAGAACGAAATAGGTTGAAAAGTCACTGGGAATTAGAAAAAGGAAAAATCCAAAATATACAAAAAATGAAAAGTGAAATAGAGAATGCAAAAATGCAATCTGAACAACTGGAACGGGATGGTAATTTGGCTAAAGTTGCAGAACTTAGATATGGAACAATAATTTCTTTGGAAAAAAAATTAAAACTTGAGTCCGATCAATTAAATGAAATACAAAAATACCACAAGATGTTAAAAGAAGAAGTGGACCCTGAGGATATTGCAGAAATTGTAGCTAAGTGGACGGGTATTCCGGTAAGTAAAATGATGGAGAGTGAAAGAACTAAATTAGTTCGGATGGAAGATGAATTGCATAAACGTATTATCGGTCAGGATGATGCGGTGGTGGCTGTCGCTAATGCAATCAGAAGATCGCGTGCTGGTTTGCAAGACTCAAATCGCCCCATCGGATCATTTATCTTTTTAGGAACAACGGGTGTTGGAAAAACAGAATTGGCTCGGGCGTTAGCAGAATTTTTATTTGATGATGAACATTCATTAGTCCGGATTGATATGTCAGAGTATATGGAAAAATTTT
Proteins encoded:
- the mnmE gene encoding tRNA uridine-5-carboxymethylaminomethyl(34) synthesis GTPase MnmE, with amino-acid sequence MNNNNEDTIVAIATPPGSGAIAVIRLSGKQSIKVANNLFYGKADLQNSASHTIHYGKIKTANSAYIDDVLVSVFRSPNSYTGEDCIEISCHGSQIISQRIISSLLEQDIRMAEPGEFTKRAFLNGKIDLAQAEAVVDLINSRTEAALKGARNQLDGILSAKIKYLRNSLLEISSIIELELDFAEEDIELITKKNIGEKINSLTKEIDLLLKSYSFGKIITDGLNVAIVGAPNVGKSSLLNYLLKESRAIVSEIPGTTRDIIHEDISIDGILYKLYDTAGIRLTENKIEIEGVERSRQVTREADLILFLFDSQQGFSKNLYEEIINLSNKERIITVLNKIDLKDDPNFIADVRISSLTGAGIQNLINLVRERSFGEFTYSENTAILTNVRHYSALEQTKTHLLEAGLSLKNNFSGEYIAADLRIAENCLNEIIGLITSDDILNNIFSKFCIGK
- the clpB gene encoding ATP-dependent chaperone ClpB, whose translation is MAFNFNKLTVKSQELVQYSIEIAQNYNNQLVEPEHFLAAMIQDEGNIVVSMLKKVEANINHLKIKINEVLEKLPKVSGAGIGNQQLSQNTAKLLDNAAEEAGKLKDEFVSTEHILLSLISVTGKASQILKDNGLNREIILSALKDIRGNQRIISQTAEDTYQSLKKYGRDLNELAQTGKLDPVIGRDEEIRRVLQVLSRRTKNNPVIIGDPGVGKTAIAEGIAHRIVSGDIPENLKTKRIVALDIGALVAGTQFRGQFEERIKAVIKEVQDSNGEIILFIDELHTLVGAGSAQGSIDAANILKPALARGELHAIGATTLDEYRKYIEKDAALERRFQPVYVGEPTEEDAISILRGLKERYEIHHGVRITDGAIIAAVKLSKRYIADRFLPDKAIDLIDEAASKLRIEIDSMPEELDTIERKLKQLEIEKEALLREKEEESGKRINELNKELVGLIEERNRLKSHWELEKGKIQNIQKMKSEIENAKMQSEQLERDGNLAKVAELRYGTIISLEKKLKLESDQLNEIQKYHKMLKEEVDPEDIAEIVAKWTGIPVSKMMESERTKLVRMEDELHKRIIGQDDAVVAVANAIRRSRAGLQDSNRPIGSFIFLGTTGVGKTELARALAEFLFDDEHSLVRIDMSEYMEKFSVSRLIGAPPGYVGYEEGGQLTEAVRRRPYSVVLLDEIEKAHHDVFNILLQVLDDGRLTDNQGRTVDFKNTIIVMTSNIGSQLIHDKLESFTEENASDILDDLRVKLIEMLRKTIRPEFLNRIDEVIIFKPLLKNELREIVDLQLQKLVRSLGEKNILLKVDDEAKDWLAKIGYDVTYGARPLKRTIQKYLVNPLSQEILMNNFRSGDSIVVRVGENGKFSFIKQ